One window from the genome of Jeotgalibaca sp. MA1X17-3 encodes:
- a CDS encoding right-handed parallel beta-helix repeat-containing protein, producing the protein MNHFNHNSIIIDLPTGVGQIVDITEWGAKAENGFCNTLAIERAIAYCKDKPEVTLLIPKGVYHFYQTDLTYFIGLHHLSDFTIEGSGSEFIFHQAKDFLDIKFSKRLMIKNLILDWDWNAGALASVGVIKEVGNKGSYLDIQFPGYDVIDSNMDIRIVGPFDPKRYTPGAEGGIEFRPYENQHTKATSDAESNKEMTALVRELDNILSKRIERVNDNTLRMFPQDSSWAVNHFHEGDCYNFRHFEYDCEAIRTTKSSHITFERVTIYGCPGGGFLNVGSVHHLHFSHCKIQPRPGTFRSISVSVDCLHVGNSKGYIIIEDCDFSGAGDDCVNLHDNSSMGITKINDDTILLERVNEDKLQFEIGGSIEIRMPDLSPSGYSSRITKVQYFPEKNNCQLQLALPLPSNLVEDCIVFNRSYGTDYYIIRNCRFTNNRARGLLLQGSHGIVENNTFENIQGAAIQIETGSESRWSEGQGVTDLLIQHNIIRHCDLNAWQMAVIYMGVYLPKGRTTYPIFKDIEIAHNTIVDFPRLACFLSSCENVWVHDNALINGGQRDYSCADYGSSTMELPIYNEKYEGVIQFSHSKNCLAENNNIFNTMLN; encoded by the coding sequence ATGAATCACTTTAATCACAATAGCATCATCATTGATTTACCAACAGGTGTCGGTCAAATTGTCGATATTACTGAATGGGGAGCAAAAGCTGAAAATGGATTTTGTAATACTTTAGCGATAGAGCGGGCTATTGCTTACTGTAAAGATAAGCCTGAAGTAACACTTTTAATACCTAAAGGAGTATACCATTTCTATCAAACGGACTTAACTTACTTTATTGGTTTGCATCATTTAAGTGATTTTACCATTGAAGGTTCTGGTAGTGAATTTATTTTTCATCAAGCAAAAGACTTTCTTGATATCAAATTCAGCAAACGCCTCATGATAAAGAATCTTATATTAGATTGGGATTGGAACGCGGGCGCTTTAGCTAGTGTTGGTGTCATTAAAGAAGTGGGAAATAAAGGCTCTTATCTAGATATTCAATTTCCCGGATATGATGTCATCGATTCTAATATGGACATTCGTATTGTAGGGCCGTTTGATCCTAAGCGCTATACTCCTGGAGCTGAAGGAGGAATTGAATTTCGGCCTTACGAAAATCAACATACCAAAGCTACTTCTGATGCAGAGAGTAATAAAGAAATGACTGCACTTGTACGAGAGTTAGATAATATTTTGTCAAAAAGAATAGAACGTGTAAATGATAATACACTAAGAATGTTTCCTCAAGATTCGTCTTGGGCTGTTAATCATTTTCATGAAGGAGATTGCTATAATTTTCGTCATTTTGAGTACGATTGTGAAGCAATCAGAACGACTAAAAGTTCTCATATTACCTTTGAACGTGTAACGATATACGGCTGTCCCGGTGGTGGTTTTTTAAATGTTGGTTCCGTACATCATTTGCATTTTAGTCATTGTAAAATTCAGCCACGACCAGGAACGTTCCGAAGCATTTCGGTATCAGTCGATTGTTTACATGTAGGTAATTCAAAAGGCTACATTATAATTGAAGATTGTGATTTTTCAGGCGCGGGAGATGATTGCGTTAACCTCCATGATAACTCGAGTATGGGTATTACTAAAATAAATGATGATACAATTCTGTTGGAACGCGTTAATGAGGATAAACTACAATTTGAAATTGGTGGTTCCATTGAGATTAGGATGCCCGACTTGTCTCCAAGTGGTTATTCGTCAAGAATCACTAAGGTTCAGTATTTTCCTGAAAAAAACAATTGCCAACTACAGTTAGCTTTGCCACTTCCTAGCAACCTAGTAGAGGATTGCATCGTTTTTAATCGAAGTTATGGGACTGACTATTATATTATCCGTAACTGTCGCTTTACAAATAACCGGGCACGGGGGTTATTGTTACAAGGAAGCCATGGTATTGTAGAAAATAATACTTTTGAAAATATTCAAGGTGCAGCAATCCAAATAGAGACCGGTAGTGAAAGCAGATGGAGTGAAGGACAAGGAGTAACAGATCTATTAATTCAACATAATATCATTCGTCACTGTGATTTAAATGCATGGCAAATGGCAGTAATTTATATGGGTGTTTATTTACCAAAAGGAAGAACGACTTATCCAATTTTTAAAGATATTGAGATTGCCCATAACACGATTGTTGACTTTCCTCGCCTTGCTTGTTTCTTGTCATCCTGTGAAAATGTTTGGGTTCATGATAATGCGCTAATAAATGGGGGACAACGTGATTATAGCTGTGCCGACTATGGCTCTAGTACAATGGAATTACCTATTTACAATGAAAAATATGAAGGAGTCATTCAATTTTCGCACAGTAAGAACTGCTTAGCCGAAAATAATAATATTTTCAATACCATGTTGAACTAA
- a CDS encoding carbohydrate ABC transporter permease: MKKIKPSLGDQSLRIVAIIITTLSVLFILFPFALTISNSMKDNSKIYDTPPKLIPDAAQSLDVVLDYTQLESPDSLEEMIQKDLVSIMFGAYTKLNRESIFEINFFGVKEGKTIFHSRAHQVELQLEKDYGIYEGTVINKDTLLHKDRAERTATKIGYEFNEDGLEKQVAPTISQLDIQEKIIGFTEEKLPIVGQLSISSLTKKNSLLLESFVHYMKLPQYVYGNNEKIAKYGFMTFVFNTVLVISFAIISQVLLCSICAFVISHLLSPKAARWTLLFFLGAMMVPFVSIMVPQLIMYREMGAYNNYAGLLLPFLYPFGFYIYLFKGFFDRIPGSFFEAARLDGASNFFLFTKICMPLSKPIISMIALQTFLGNWNDFFGLGWLPNVKIYGR, encoded by the coding sequence ATGAAAAAAATAAAGCCATCTTTAGGTGATCAATCTTTAAGAATTGTAGCGATTATTATTACTACGTTATCGGTGCTCTTTATATTATTTCCATTCGCCCTAACAATTAGTAATTCTATGAAAGACAATTCTAAAATTTACGACACACCACCTAAGTTAATACCAGATGCTGCTCAATCATTAGATGTAGTTTTAGACTACACTCAGCTAGAGTCACCTGATTCTTTAGAAGAAATGATTCAAAAAGACTTAGTTAGTATTATGTTTGGTGCTTATACAAAGTTAAATCGTGAATCAATTTTTGAAATTAATTTTTTTGGAGTGAAAGAAGGAAAAACCATTTTTCACTCTCGTGCTCATCAAGTAGAGCTTCAACTTGAAAAGGATTATGGTATTTATGAAGGAACCGTTATTAATAAAGATACTTTATTACATAAAGATCGAGCAGAGCGAACTGCAACTAAAATTGGTTACGAATTTAATGAAGATGGTTTAGAAAAACAAGTTGCTCCAACAATTAGCCAACTAGATATTCAAGAAAAGATTATTGGTTTTACAGAAGAAAAATTACCGATTGTAGGGCAACTTAGTATTTCGAGTCTGACAAAGAAAAATTCTTTGCTACTAGAAAGTTTCGTACACTATATGAAATTACCACAGTATGTCTACGGTAATAATGAAAAAATTGCTAAATATGGCTTCATGACCTTTGTTTTCAATACAGTTTTAGTAATTAGTTTTGCAATTATCTCTCAAGTATTATTGTGCTCGATTTGTGCTTTTGTCATTAGCCATCTTCTTAGTCCTAAGGCAGCCAGATGGACTTTACTTTTCTTCCTTGGTGCAATGATGGTTCCATTCGTTAGTATCATGGTACCCCAGCTAATCATGTACCGAGAGATGGGAGCGTATAATAATTATGCAGGATTATTATTACCATTCTTGTATCCATTTGGTTTTTATATCTACTTATTTAAAGGCTTTTTTGATCGTATTCCTGGTTCTTTCTTTGAAGCTGCTCGTTTAGATGGTGCTTCCAACTTCTTTTTGTTTACAAAAATATGTATGCCTCTCTCAAAACCCATCATTTCGATGATTGCTTTACAGACTTTTTTAGGAAATTGGAATGATTTTTTTGGGCTTGGATGGTTACCGAACGTCAAGATTTATGGACGCTAA
- a CDS encoding carbohydrate ABC transporter permease, whose translation MKKSYQSYFWRQKMTPWLILLVPVIFTLWLKYYPILKAFYISFFDYDPINQPGNFVGLSNYQNMLHTQHYWQSWMNTAVFLLLQISMTFFIPIIQALFLNELTRFKGVLSTLYVLPILIPTTVNVIIWRWVWHPDYGIANQLMKLLGLGTQTWLSDPNLVKFCIIFPGVIGGGVGVLLYLSAIQGISTDIFESASLDGCTAWKKIWYIILPNIRFIIFIQLIIAVSASIQLLDAPYMFAAGGPSGASTTQGIYIYNTFNNDYNYGRGSAASVILMLVTLTVTAIQMRFENTEKG comes from the coding sequence ATGAAAAAAAGCTACCAAAGTTATTTTTGGCGACAAAAAATGACACCTTGGCTTATTCTCTTGGTTCCAGTTATTTTTACTTTATGGTTAAAATATTACCCAATATTAAAAGCATTCTATATTTCTTTTTTTGATTATGATCCGATTAATCAACCTGGTAATTTTGTTGGGTTGAGTAACTATCAAAATATGCTTCATACACAACATTATTGGCAATCATGGATGAACACCGCTGTATTTTTACTTTTACAGATTTCCATGACCTTTTTTATTCCGATTATTCAAGCTTTATTTTTAAATGAATTAACAAGATTTAAAGGTGTTTTGTCCACTCTTTATGTCTTACCTATATTAATTCCTACTACCGTAAATGTGATAATCTGGAGATGGGTTTGGCACCCAGATTATGGTATAGCTAACCAATTAATGAAGTTGTTAGGGTTAGGAACTCAAACATGGCTAAGTGATCCTAATTTAGTTAAATTTTGTATTATTTTTCCTGGTGTGATTGGTGGAGGAGTAGGTGTGTTATTGTACCTTTCTGCTATTCAAGGAATATCCACTGATATTTTTGAATCAGCCTCTCTAGACGGTTGCACAGCATGGAAAAAGATTTGGTATATAATCTTGCCTAATATACGCTTTATTATATTCATTCAACTCATTATTGCTGTATCAGCATCGATTCAATTATTAGATGCTCCATACATGTTTGCAGCAGGTGGTCCAAGTGGTGCTTCGACTACTCAAGGAATTTATATCTATAATACATTCAATAATGATTATAACTATGGGCGAGGGTCTGCTGCTTCAGTAATATTGATGCTAGTCACATTGACTGTAACGGCTATTCAAATGCGTTTTGAAAATACAGAAAAGGGGTAA
- a CDS encoding extracellular solute-binding protein: MKKKRFISLLTSFSIIATVLAGCGNETSGDSQTDSSANVSGGEQETVELTVWEVSRGADEFREEQEQAFLKEYPWIKLNKVVKEGDPGNDFYQAVSSGTAPDFIEASFTMIDKFIAAGVVEPLNGYMDSWDESGQFNETYLDMFTKDGNMYTLPNEISPMLFGYNKKLFKEAGIENPPANWDEALEIAKKINDPEKQIAGYATLTAEWTEWFFQYYVWQAGGDLTQENEDGTIELTFTDPAVIEAAEYYQELASSKVLQSDRTLKFGDLLTQFSQDKIAMMPFATDWIKDVANQGMDIDDIGLIIPPVGSSGEPVTAIGGSGYLINAKTSQAKKDAAWEYISWFMSNEQRTAFYENVAGKGALAPIILGRTDMSASDFGDFPEEYDQVLEEANDIGRFEFYGKADFASYVDRAVQKILADPNADPEKEFREAQELAEKEVLESFNELNKVE; the protein is encoded by the coding sequence ATGAAAAAGAAACGCTTCATCTCTTTATTAACCAGTTTTAGTATCATAGCAACTGTACTAGCAGGATGTGGGAATGAAACTTCTGGGGACTCCCAAACAGATTCTTCAGCAAATGTCAGTGGAGGGGAACAAGAAACTGTCGAGTTAACTGTTTGGGAAGTAAGTCGAGGTGCTGATGAATTTAGAGAAGAACAAGAACAAGCTTTTCTAAAGGAGTATCCATGGATTAAATTAAACAAAGTTGTAAAAGAAGGCGATCCAGGAAATGATTTTTATCAAGCGGTTTCTTCAGGAACGGCACCAGACTTTATTGAAGCCTCATTTACAATGATAGATAAGTTTATCGCTGCAGGAGTAGTGGAACCTTTAAACGGATATATGGATTCCTGGGATGAATCGGGTCAATTCAATGAAACGTATTTAGACATGTTTACTAAAGATGGGAATATGTATACTTTACCAAATGAAATATCACCTATGTTATTTGGTTATAATAAAAAACTATTTAAAGAAGCTGGAATTGAGAATCCCCCAGCCAATTGGGATGAAGCCTTAGAAATTGCTAAAAAAATAAATGATCCCGAAAAACAAATTGCTGGATATGCTACCTTGACTGCTGAATGGACCGAATGGTTCTTCCAGTACTATGTATGGCAAGCAGGTGGAGACTTAACTCAAGAAAATGAAGATGGCACAATCGAATTAACCTTTACAGATCCTGCAGTGATTGAAGCTGCTGAATACTATCAAGAGCTTGCTTCCAGTAAAGTATTGCAAAGTGATCGTACACTAAAATTTGGTGATTTGCTGACTCAATTTAGCCAAGATAAAATTGCGATGATGCCTTTTGCAACCGATTGGATCAAAGATGTGGCAAACCAAGGAATGGATATAGATGATATTGGTTTAATCATTCCGCCAGTGGGTTCCTCTGGTGAACCTGTAACTGCCATTGGTGGTAGCGGTTACTTGATTAATGCTAAAACAAGTCAAGCCAAAAAAGATGCTGCTTGGGAATATATCAGTTGGTTTATGAGTAATGAACAACGAACTGCTTTCTATGAAAATGTTGCTGGTAAAGGAGCACTCGCCCCAATTATTTTAGGAAGAACAGATATGAGTGCCTCTGATTTTGGTGATTTCCCTGAGGAATACGATCAAGTTTTAGAAGAAGCTAATGACATTGGTCGATTTGAATTTTATGGAAAAGCTGATTTTGCTTCTTATGTTGATCGCGCCGTTCAAAAAATATTAGCTGATCCAAATGCAGATCCTGAAAAAGAATTTAGAGAAGCACAAGAATTAGCTGAAAAAGAAGTTTTAGAGTCTTTCAACGAATTAAATAAAGTAGAATAA
- a CDS encoding sensor histidine kinase: MRNKIAQSKVVKSLIKKLRKVHIFSRLLLVFCSLIIIPTIFITLFNQNSYAKEIEQSNRNYLSMLTRNAQFKLEQEASRFETNMTKITQNDSLLTALKENLAIEQTSSNIETNTQLVKQQLATIQNNSSGIKSLILITNDRQYSVARYDGISSTVLVKDLSAFYSSNIYKETIKGNGYPTWIDGTNETSQLFFEKRSDFVGLIGSVVLSYQLFEPSTKTPLGVLVCCIYPSYFSNMMEEYSNQDGGNTYIVGENGLVEGIHAQSSGPAFPEMRKGLLSQIFINHQGFTLLDVHNKEIIASYSGNSAFPLHIVNLTYKDSVLENVKSIGYRNTIILIFVLIIGIILFYLTATSVSNPIKKLIRAMQRVSEGDFSATYKSKSQDEVGDLCVQFDKMVLDMQELIEQVYISEINQKNLELSEKNAQLNVLQMQISPHFLYNTLDIIRWQCLYETNGKSDAANMIEKFCQLLRMMTNINSHGEMLSESLSYATSYVDIINFRFKNKINLYQNSTVNPTQFYLPVLSLQPIIENSLKHAFPEKISKDHSIWIDISLHKKEKLFISITDNGLGMNQERLKSIQDSLLDPKINKENIGIQNINQRFKLFYGDQYQINIESKLGIGTSVTLIIPTTMSNEEGNLNHV; the protein is encoded by the coding sequence ATGAGAAATAAGATAGCTCAATCTAAAGTTGTAAAAAGTTTAATAAAAAAACTAAGAAAAGTTCATATATTTTCAAGACTTTTACTTGTTTTTTGTTCACTAATTATTATACCCACCATTTTCATAACTTTATTTAATCAAAATAGTTACGCAAAAGAGATCGAGCAAAGTAATCGTAATTATCTTTCTATGCTTACAAGAAATGCTCAGTTTAAACTCGAACAAGAAGCCTCTCGTTTTGAAACGAACATGACCAAAATCACTCAAAATGATTCTTTATTGACTGCTCTTAAGGAAAATTTGGCTATTGAGCAGACCTCTTCCAACATAGAAACAAATACTCAATTAGTAAAACAACAACTAGCTACGATTCAAAATAATAGTTCTGGAATTAAATCTTTAATTTTGATTACGAACGATAGACAGTATAGTGTGGCGAGATATGATGGCATTTCTTCTACTGTACTCGTAAAAGATTTATCTGCTTTTTACAGTAGTAACATCTACAAAGAAACAATTAAAGGGAATGGTTACCCTACTTGGATAGATGGAACAAATGAAACCTCTCAGCTTTTTTTTGAAAAGAGGAGTGATTTTGTGGGGTTAATTGGGAGTGTGGTTTTAAGTTATCAATTATTCGAACCTAGTACTAAAACACCTCTTGGAGTTTTAGTTTGTTGTATTTATCCATCATATTTTTCAAATATGATGGAGGAATATTCTAATCAAGATGGAGGAAATACATATATTGTTGGGGAAAATGGATTAGTTGAGGGAATCCATGCTCAGTCTTCAGGACCTGCTTTTCCTGAAATGAGAAAAGGTTTGCTTTCGCAAATTTTTATAAATCATCAAGGCTTTACTCTTCTGGATGTTCATAACAAAGAAATTATAGCTAGTTACAGTGGAAATTCAGCCTTTCCTTTACACATCGTTAATCTCACTTATAAAGATTCCGTCTTGGAAAATGTCAAATCAATTGGGTATAGAAATACGATTATCCTGATTTTTGTTCTGATTATTGGAATTATTCTTTTCTATCTAACCGCAACAAGTGTCTCCAATCCAATCAAAAAATTAATTAGAGCAATGCAACGTGTTAGTGAAGGTGACTTTTCAGCAACCTATAAATCAAAGAGCCAAGATGAGGTAGGTGATTTATGTGTTCAATTTGATAAAATGGTTCTCGATATGCAAGAACTTATTGAGCAAGTTTATATTTCCGAAATTAATCAAAAAAATCTAGAGTTAAGTGAAAAGAATGCTCAATTAAATGTCCTACAAATGCAAATCAGCCCTCATTTTTTATACAATACATTAGATATTATTAGGTGGCAGTGCTTGTATGAAACAAATGGAAAAAGTGATGCTGCGAATATGATCGAAAAATTTTGTCAACTTTTGCGGATGATGACCAATATTAACTCTCATGGTGAGATGTTAAGTGAAAGCTTATCATATGCAACCTCTTATGTAGATATTATCAACTTTAGATTCAAAAATAAAATAAACCTTTATCAAAATTCTACAGTGAATCCAACACAATTTTATCTACCAGTCTTATCTTTGCAACCTATTATTGAAAACTCACTTAAACATGCTTTTCCTGAAAAAATAAGTAAAGACCATAGCATTTGGATTGATATTTCTCTCCACAAAAAAGAAAAGCTATTTATTTCCATAACAGATAATGGACTGGGAATGAATCAAGAAAGATTAAAAAGCATTCAAGATTCATTACTTGATCCTAAAATAAATAAAGAAAATATTGGTATACAAAATATTAATCAACGCTTTAAACTTTTCTATGGAGATCAGTACCAAATTAATATTGAAAGTAAGTTAGGTATTGGGACAAGTGTCACTTTAATCATTCCAACAACTATGTCCAATGAGGAAGGAAATCTAAATCATGTATAA